A stretch of the uncultured Desulfobacter sp. genome encodes the following:
- a CDS encoding PleD family two-component system response regulator, which produces MNELIKAGSVLIVDDAPVNIRMLASALKDTYRVRVANGGLKALDIAGSDDPPDIILLDVKMPEIDGYEVCRRLKQNPETMQIPIIFVTTRGSSQDEAFGLNLGAVDYISKPFSIPVVKARVRTHLQLKRHRDKLESLAMIDGLTGIANRRSFDQTIEQEWRRAQRTDTHLSLIMIDIDEFKRYNDNYGHGAGDECLRLVAYTIESTMRRSGDFVGRYGGEEFVVLLPECDLEGALEVAEKIRLKIKELNIPHRFSKVADHITVSLGCNAMKYESGTTSTKLLHKADQALYQAKEQGRDRVVASDM; this is translated from the coding sequence ATGAATGAATTGATAAAAGCCGGGTCGGTCCTCATTGTGGATGACGCGCCGGTTAATATTCGGATGCTGGCCAGTGCCCTGAAAGATACCTACCGGGTCCGGGTGGCAAATGGCGGACTAAAGGCATTGGACATCGCAGGGTCTGACGACCCGCCTGATATCATCCTTCTTGATGTGAAAATGCCTGAAATTGACGGTTATGAAGTTTGCCGCCGTTTAAAGCAGAACCCTGAGACCATGCAAATCCCAATCATATTTGTTACAACCCGGGGAAGCAGCCAAGACGAGGCCTTCGGGCTTAATCTCGGCGCTGTGGATTATATTTCAAAACCCTTCAGCATACCCGTTGTTAAGGCTCGGGTGCGTACACATTTGCAGCTGAAACGACATAGGGACAAACTGGAATCCTTGGCAATGATAGACGGCCTGACAGGCATAGCGAATCGCCGAAGCTTTGATCAAACCATAGAACAGGAATGGCGCAGAGCCCAGCGAACAGACACCCATCTGAGCTTAATCATGATCGATATTGACGAATTCAAGAGATACAATGACAATTACGGCCATGGTGCCGGCGACGAGTGCCTGCGATTGGTCGCTTACACAATCGAGTCTACGATGCGCCGCTCGGGTGATTTTGTTGGTCGATACGGTGGAGAAGAGTTTGTTGTCCTCCTCCCGGAGTGCGATCTGGAGGGGGCATTGGAAGTTGCAGAAAAAATCCGTTTAAAAATCAAAGAGCTAAACATCCCCCACAGGTTCTCTAAAGTAGCCGATCACATCACTGTCAGTTTAGGCTGCAACGCCATGAAGTACGAATCGGGAACCACAAGCACCAAGTTACTCCACAAGGCGGATCAGGCACTGTACCAGGCAAAAGAACAGGGACGGGACAGGGTTGTTGCTTCAGACATGTAA